A single Agrococcus sp. ARC_14 DNA region contains:
- a CDS encoding aldehyde dehydrogenase family protein, with product MSFLEYAPAPESTSILRLQDQYGLFIDGEFVEGGGTPFDTIAPSTGKKLATMSCADGHDVERAVTAARRAYDTTWSKLSGRDRGKYLFRIARLVQERGRELAVAESLDNGKPIKETRDFDIPTVAAWFFYYAGWADKLEHAGLGPNPRSLGVAAQVIPWNFPLMMLAWKIAPALAAGNTVVLKPASTTPLTAILFAEILQQADLPRGVVNILTGPGSMGGQLVAHPGVDKVAFTGSTGVGQTIARSIAGQRKRLTLELGGKGANLVFDDAPIDQAIEGVVNGIFFNQGQVCCAGSRLLVQESIHDEFVDRLKARMQTLRVGDPLDKNTDVGAINSAAQLATIAELADAGEAEGAEKWSPDCVLPSEGFWYAPTIFTNVQTSHRIAREEVFGPVLSILTFRTPAEAIAKANNTPYGLSAGIWSDKGSRVLALADQLRAGVVWANTFNKFDPTSPFGGYKESGYGREGGRQGIGAYLQASEAQQSTSTPRGASRRSITAATPAALPAKTSSRKKAAK from the coding sequence ATGAGCTTCCTCGAGTACGCCCCGGCTCCGGAGTCGACCTCGATCCTGCGGCTGCAGGATCAGTACGGCCTGTTCATCGACGGCGAGTTCGTCGAAGGCGGTGGCACACCCTTCGACACCATCGCCCCGTCCACCGGCAAGAAGCTGGCCACCATGTCGTGCGCTGACGGCCACGACGTCGAGCGTGCCGTCACGGCGGCCCGTCGCGCCTACGACACGACCTGGTCGAAGCTCTCCGGGCGCGACCGTGGCAAGTACCTGTTCCGCATCGCGAGGCTCGTGCAGGAGCGCGGCCGCGAGCTGGCCGTTGCGGAGAGTCTCGACAACGGCAAGCCGATCAAGGAGACCCGCGACTTCGACATCCCGACGGTCGCCGCGTGGTTCTTCTACTACGCCGGATGGGCCGACAAGCTCGAGCACGCGGGGCTCGGACCGAACCCGAGGTCGCTGGGCGTCGCCGCGCAGGTCATCCCTTGGAACTTCCCACTGATGATGCTGGCGTGGAAGATCGCACCCGCGCTCGCGGCCGGCAACACCGTGGTGCTCAAGCCGGCCTCCACCACTCCGTTGACAGCGATCCTGTTCGCCGAGATCCTGCAGCAGGCCGATCTGCCCCGTGGCGTCGTCAACATCCTGACAGGGCCCGGCTCGATGGGCGGCCAGCTGGTTGCACATCCCGGCGTCGACAAGGTCGCGTTCACGGGCTCGACCGGAGTGGGCCAGACGATCGCTCGATCGATCGCGGGTCAGCGCAAGAGGCTCACCTTGGAGCTCGGCGGCAAGGGCGCGAACCTCGTCTTCGACGACGCGCCCATCGACCAGGCGATCGAGGGCGTGGTCAACGGCATCTTCTTCAACCAGGGCCAGGTCTGCTGCGCAGGATCCCGGCTGCTCGTGCAGGAGAGCATCCACGACGAGTTCGTCGACCGGCTCAAGGCGCGCATGCAGACGCTGCGCGTGGGAGACCCGCTCGACAAGAACACCGACGTCGGCGCCATCAACTCGGCCGCGCAGCTCGCGACCATCGCCGAGCTGGCCGACGCAGGCGAGGCCGAGGGCGCCGAGAAGTGGAGTCCGGACTGCGTGCTGCCGAGCGAGGGGTTCTGGTACGCGCCGACGATCTTCACGAACGTGCAGACCAGCCACCGCATCGCGCGGGAGGAGGTCTTCGGACCGGTGCTCTCCATCCTCACCTTCCGCACCCCGGCCGAGGCCATCGCGAAGGCCAACAACACGCCATACGGGCTGTCCGCTGGCATCTGGAGCGACAAGGGGTCGCGGGTCCTGGCGCTCGCCGATCAGCTGAGGGCCGGCGTGGTTTGGGCGAACACGTTCAACAAGTTCGATCCCACCTCACCATTCGGTGGCTACAAGGAGTCGGGCTACGGCCGAGAGGGCGGGCGCCAGGGCATCGGCGCCTACCTGCAGGCCTCCGAGGCTCAGCAGTCCACCTCGACTCCGCGCGGTGCGAGCCGCCGATCCATCACCGCCGCGACGCCCGCCGCGCTGCCTGCCAAGACCTCGTCCCGGAAGAAGGCCGCCAAGTGA
- the deoC gene encoding deoxyribose-phosphate aldolase: MSIVRAMAPAQRAVDMLGPDVSESALRGFLEGLPGVDAVGLEQRAAGLGTRSIKTTSKRWALDRIIELIDLTTLEGSDTPGKVRSLASKAVTTDASDASAPRVAAVCVYGDMVGAAVEALGAAHGDPDDGKIAVAAVATAFPSGRASRAVKLADTAEAVAAGADEIDMVIDRGAFLAGRYGHVFEEIVAVKQACRRPDGSAASLKVILETGELTTYDNVRRASWLSILAGGDFIKTSTGKVSPAATLPVTLLMLEAVRDWHRITGERIGVKPAGGIRTSKDAIKYLVTVAETVGEDWLQPHLFRFGASSLLNDVLLQRQKLTTGSYSGPDYVTID; the protein is encoded by the coding sequence ATGAGCATCGTGAGAGCAATGGCACCCGCGCAGCGCGCGGTCGACATGCTCGGGCCAGACGTCAGTGAGTCCGCACTGCGCGGATTCCTCGAGGGGCTGCCGGGCGTCGACGCCGTCGGCCTCGAGCAGCGCGCCGCAGGCTTGGGCACGCGATCGATCAAGACCACCTCGAAGCGATGGGCGCTCGACCGCATCATCGAGCTCATCGACCTGACGACGCTCGAGGGCTCGGACACGCCGGGCAAGGTGCGCTCGCTCGCGAGCAAGGCAGTCACGACGGATGCGTCCGACGCGTCGGCGCCGCGCGTCGCGGCTGTGTGCGTCTACGGCGACATGGTCGGGGCGGCGGTCGAAGCGCTCGGCGCCGCCCACGGCGACCCGGACGACGGCAAGATCGCGGTCGCCGCCGTCGCGACCGCCTTCCCGAGTGGTCGCGCATCGCGCGCCGTCAAGCTCGCCGACACCGCCGAGGCGGTCGCGGCCGGCGCCGACGAGATCGACATGGTCATCGACCGCGGTGCCTTCCTCGCGGGGCGCTACGGGCACGTCTTCGAGGAGATCGTCGCGGTCAAGCAGGCCTGCCGCCGCCCCGACGGCTCCGCGGCATCCCTCAAGGTCATCCTGGAGACCGGCGAGCTCACCACCTACGACAACGTGCGCCGGGCCTCCTGGCTCTCGATCCTCGCCGGCGGCGACTTCATCAAGACCTCCACCGGCAAGGTGAGCCCGGCGGCGACGCTGCCGGTGACACTGCTGATGCTCGAGGCCGTGCGCGACTGGCACCGCATCACGGGCGAGCGCATCGGCGTCAAGCCTGCCGGCGGCATCCGCACCTCGAAGGACGCGATCAAGTACCTCGTCACCGTCGCCGAGACGGTCGGCGAGGACTGGCTCCAGCCGCACCTGTTCCGCTTCGGCGCGTCTTCGCTGCTGAACGACGTGCTGCTGCAGCGCCAGAAGCTGACCACCGGCAGCTACTCCGGCCCCGACTACGTCACCATCGACTAA
- a CDS encoding sugar-binding domain-containing protein: MKAETELLAVRAAELYYEDGKTQDEIGAILRLTRWKVGRLLTQAKEAGFIRIEIVHPRARRLPLERALKERFGLLDAVVVPEAGAETEPELRRRVAAGAAEYLTGLRPVPRTLGLSWGRTMHDIADQLVEGWANNVNVVQVNGGVSLNRRASNAANTAVTIAQKAGGSATLLPSPAILEERATREVIEGDRTVAGVLELGRGASAYVFSAGAVDSRSVLVESGYLSTDDVAELVRKGAVADVLGRFIDADGNIIDPSLDARTLGISIETIRQAKVAIAVLAGEAKHDICRTIVASGLCTVLVTDDETARYLLEGEQ; this comes from the coding sequence ATGAAGGCAGAGACCGAGCTGCTAGCCGTCCGGGCCGCCGAGCTCTATTACGAGGATGGCAAGACGCAGGATGAGATCGGAGCGATCCTGCGGCTGACGCGCTGGAAAGTCGGCCGATTGCTGACGCAAGCCAAGGAGGCCGGCTTCATCCGCATCGAGATCGTGCACCCGCGCGCGCGGCGCCTGCCCTTGGAGCGCGCATTGAAGGAGCGGTTCGGGCTGCTGGACGCCGTCGTCGTGCCTGAGGCCGGTGCCGAGACTGAGCCAGAGCTGCGCCGCCGAGTCGCCGCTGGCGCCGCCGAGTACCTCACGGGACTGCGGCCGGTGCCGCGCACCCTTGGCCTGAGCTGGGGACGCACGATGCACGACATCGCCGACCAGCTGGTCGAGGGGTGGGCGAACAACGTCAATGTGGTGCAGGTCAACGGCGGTGTCAGCCTCAACCGACGTGCCTCCAATGCAGCCAACACCGCCGTGACGATCGCCCAGAAGGCGGGCGGCAGCGCGACCCTGCTGCCTAGCCCGGCGATCCTCGAGGAGCGCGCGACACGAGAGGTGATCGAGGGCGATCGCACGGTCGCAGGCGTGCTGGAGCTCGGCCGAGGCGCCAGCGCCTACGTGTTCAGCGCGGGTGCGGTCGACAGCCGCTCCGTGCTCGTCGAGAGCGGCTATCTGTCGACCGACGACGTGGCCGAGCTGGTGCGCAAGGGCGCGGTGGCCGATGTGCTCGGCCGCTTCATCGACGCCGACGGCAACATCATCGACCCCTCGCTCGACGCGAGGACGCTCGGGATCTCGATCGAGACGATCCGGCAGGCGAAGGTCGCCATCGCCGTCCTCGCTGGCGAGGCGAAGCACGACATCTGCCGCACCATCGTCGCCAGCGGTCTCTGCACCGTGCTCGTCACCGACGACGAGACCGCGAGATATCTGCTCGAGGGCGAGCAGTGA
- a CDS encoding galactitol-1-phosphate 5-dehydrogenase: MTNKMTAVQMYAPGDLRVEEVEVPVPGAGEMLVAVAACGVCGSDIPRMNVNGAYRAPIICGHEFSGHVVSVAADVTAFAVGDLISVPPLLPCRQCESCEAGHFSLCEDYDYFGSRRDGAYAQYVTVPQDNALRMPEGLDPRAAAMIDPSAIALHALLRTSIGEGSRVAVIGAGPIGLFAVQWARIMGATEVLAVDLNEQKTAMAVEAGATHTAVNDDQARGHAGKGYDAVIESAGVPPTIALAVSLVARRGHAAFIGIPNATVELEKKVFSHFLRNEVTLHGSWNSFSAPFPGREWTESAERLASGELRWEFMITHELGLDELPDTMRQLFDRSIFSSKVLFLPNQG; this comes from the coding sequence ATGACCAACAAGATGACCGCAGTCCAGATGTACGCGCCGGGCGACCTCCGGGTCGAGGAGGTCGAGGTGCCGGTGCCGGGTGCCGGTGAGATGCTCGTCGCCGTCGCCGCGTGCGGCGTCTGCGGCTCCGACATCCCGCGCATGAACGTCAACGGCGCCTACCGTGCCCCGATCATCTGCGGCCACGAGTTCTCCGGCCACGTCGTCAGCGTCGCCGCCGACGTCACCGCGTTTGCCGTCGGTGACCTGATCTCCGTCCCCCCGCTGCTGCCGTGCCGCCAGTGCGAGAGCTGCGAGGCGGGCCACTTCAGCCTCTGCGAGGACTACGACTACTTCGGCAGCCGCCGCGATGGCGCCTATGCGCAGTACGTCACCGTGCCCCAGGACAACGCTCTGAGGATGCCTGAAGGGCTTGACCCGCGTGCCGCCGCGATGATCGATCCCAGTGCCATCGCCCTGCACGCCCTGCTGCGCACGAGCATCGGCGAGGGATCGCGGGTCGCCGTCATCGGGGCCGGTCCGATTGGCCTGTTCGCAGTGCAGTGGGCACGCATCATGGGGGCCACCGAGGTGCTCGCAGTCGATCTCAACGAGCAGAAGACAGCCATGGCCGTCGAAGCCGGCGCGACGCACACCGCGGTCAACGATGACCAGGCTCGCGGCCACGCAGGCAAGGGCTACGACGCGGTCATCGAATCGGCCGGCGTGCCGCCCACCATCGCGCTTGCGGTCTCTCTGGTCGCTCGACGGGGTCACGCGGCATTCATCGGCATCCCGAATGCCACCGTCGAGTTGGAGAAGAAGGTGTTCAGCCACTTCCTCAGGAACGAGGTGACGCTGCATGGCAGCTGGAACTCGTTCTCGGCGCCGTTCCCGGGCCGCGAGTGGACCGAGTCGGCCGAGCGCCTCGCGAGCGGAGAGCTGCGCTGGGAGTTCATGATCACGCACGAGCTCGGTCTCGATGAGCTGCCGGACACCATGAGGCAACTGTTCGATCGCTCGATCTTCAGCTCGAAGGTGCTGTTCCTCCCCAACCAGGGGTGA
- a CDS encoding NAD(P)/FAD-dependent oxidoreductase, which produces MTTAVIVGAGPNGLTAAAVLARAGLEVTVVERLDGIGGAAASATAFDDQATIDLGAAGHPFGATSPAFRALKLEQHGLEWVHAASPMAHPLPGGRAAILHRDAEQTARELGVDRDAWLRLHAPATEHPYATAASILSPLIRVPDDPLLLARIGLRGALPANLLARTIFRSGAAQALFAGSATHATLPLGAPLTSAFGVAFGGVGHATGWPFAKGGSQAIPDALARVAQAAGARIETGVEITDLRQLDGADLVLLDVTPRQLLGLAGDRLPRRYARRMADWHYGPAVSKLDLLLDGPIPWEDERVAGAGTVHVGGTLREIVEAESAVARRQMPERPFVLLTQPTAADPGRAPSGKHVVWAYAHVPNAWPGDASDAIEAQIARFAPGFRERILDRRSTPPAALERWNPNLVGGSIGGGSLAGTQQLMRPRPFKPYRVPIDGQFYLCSSSAPPGGGVHGMSGWHAAHAALKELRAG; this is translated from the coding sequence GTGACCACCGCCGTCATCGTCGGCGCGGGCCCCAACGGGCTCACGGCCGCCGCGGTGCTGGCCCGCGCAGGGCTCGAGGTGACCGTGGTCGAGCGGCTCGACGGCATCGGCGGCGCGGCCGCGAGCGCCACCGCCTTCGACGACCAGGCGACGATCGACCTGGGCGCCGCCGGCCACCCGTTCGGCGCCACGAGCCCCGCCTTCCGCGCGCTCAAGCTCGAGCAGCACGGGCTCGAGTGGGTGCACGCCGCGTCCCCCATGGCGCATCCGCTGCCCGGCGGCCGCGCGGCCATCCTGCACCGCGACGCCGAGCAGACCGCCCGCGAGCTCGGCGTCGATCGCGACGCCTGGCTGCGGCTCCACGCGCCCGCGACCGAGCATCCCTATGCGACGGCCGCGAGCATCCTCTCGCCCCTCATCCGCGTGCCCGACGACCCGCTGCTGCTGGCGCGCATCGGGCTGCGCGGCGCCCTGCCCGCGAACCTGCTGGCACGCACGATCTTCCGCTCGGGGGCCGCGCAGGCGCTCTTCGCCGGCTCGGCAACGCACGCGACGCTGCCGCTGGGCGCGCCGCTGACCAGCGCCTTCGGCGTCGCGTTCGGCGGCGTCGGCCACGCGACCGGCTGGCCGTTCGCCAAGGGCGGCTCGCAGGCGATCCCGGATGCCCTGGCTCGCGTCGCACAGGCGGCCGGCGCTCGCATCGAGACGGGCGTCGAGATCACCGACCTGCGGCAGCTCGACGGCGCGGATCTGGTGCTGCTCGACGTCACCCCGCGCCAGCTGCTCGGGCTCGCGGGCGACCGACTGCCTCGCCGCTATGCGCGCCGGATGGCCGACTGGCACTACGGCCCCGCGGTCTCGAAGCTCGACCTGCTGCTCGACGGTCCGATCCCCTGGGAGGACGAGCGCGTCGCCGGTGCCGGCACCGTGCACGTGGGCGGCACGCTGCGAGAGATCGTCGAAGCCGAGTCGGCCGTCGCGCGCAGGCAGATGCCAGAGCGGCCCTTCGTGCTGCTCACCCAGCCGACTGCCGCTGACCCGGGGCGCGCGCCCAGCGGCAAGCACGTCGTATGGGCCTACGCGCATGTGCCGAACGCCTGGCCGGGTGACGCATCCGACGCCATCGAGGCGCAGATCGCGCGCTTCGCGCCCGGCTTCCGCGAGCGCATCCTCGACCGGCGGTCGACGCCTCCTGCCGCGCTCGAGCGCTGGAACCCCAACCTGGTCGGCGGCTCGATCGGCGGCGGTTCGCTCGCCGGCACGCAGCAGCTCATGCGACCACGCCCGTTCAAGCCCTATCGCGTGCCGATCGACGGGCAGTTCTACCTCTGCTCCTCGTCGGCCCCGCCCGGCGGCGGCGTGCACGGCATGAGCGGATGGCACGCGGCGCACGCGGCGCTCAAGGAGCTCAGGGCGGGGTGA
- a CDS encoding antitoxin — MGALDDLTNAAKNFVAENKDQIDSALKSEKAEEISDSVLGAVAEKANEVTGGQHAEKIEDVRTSIDGKLGNQ; from the coding sequence ATGGGCGCACTGGATGACCTGACCAACGCAGCGAAGAACTTCGTCGCTGAGAACAAGGACCAGATCGACTCGGCTCTGAAGAGCGAGAAGGCCGAGGAGATCAGCGACTCGGTGCTCGGCGCCGTCGCCGAGAAGGCGAACGAGGTCACCGGCGGGCAGCACGCGGAGAAGATCGAAGACGTGCGCACCTCGATCGACGGCAAGCTCGGCAACCAGTAG
- a CDS encoding lipase maturation factor family protein, with translation MDWAALTWLDAPYAELARQVLQRGTAAVFAIAFVSTLLQFPALCGERGLLPAPRVIAAGALDGQPSIFRWHYSDRLLRILCLISISIALTLVAGLPQLGPPWLPMLAFLALWIVYLSILPLGQTFYGFGWELLLCEAGFLVAFLGSDASAPPTLTLLLVVWLVFRLEFGAGMIKIRGGREWRDLTALTFHHETQPMPGPLSRTAHLLPRWFHQGEVVANHVAQLAVPWLLFAIVIPHPVSAAIASAAAAVVILTQLWLVITGNFAWLNWITIVLAFAAVDDRAVAWLVPAWTAREHAPTPAWWSILVALVFLASVWLSIPTVRNLASRRQLMNASFNRVRLANAYGAFGTVTRVREEIVIEGTMAEDLGSDASGDAEWVEYGFRGKPGDVRRVPGWFAPYHLRLDWLMWFLALGMRGAWFTVLLERLLEADAPTLRLLGHDPFDGERPRWVRARIYRYRFATRAEHRATGQVWMREDRGLLVGPMRH, from the coding sequence ATGGATTGGGCAGCGCTCACCTGGCTCGACGCCCCATACGCCGAGCTCGCCCGACAGGTGCTGCAGCGCGGCACCGCGGCCGTCTTCGCGATCGCATTCGTCTCGACGCTGCTGCAGTTCCCGGCGCTCTGCGGCGAGCGCGGGCTGCTCCCCGCCCCGCGCGTGATCGCCGCCGGCGCCCTCGACGGCCAGCCCAGCATCTTCCGCTGGCACTACTCCGACCGGCTGCTGCGCATCCTCTGCCTCATCTCGATCTCGATCGCGCTCACCCTCGTCGCCGGCCTCCCCCAGCTCGGCCCGCCCTGGCTGCCGATGCTCGCCTTCCTCGCGCTCTGGATCGTCTACCTCTCGATCCTGCCGCTCGGTCAGACCTTCTACGGCTTCGGCTGGGAGCTGCTGCTCTGCGAGGCGGGCTTCCTCGTGGCGTTCCTGGGGTCGGATGCGTCGGCACCCCCGACCTTGACGCTGCTGTTGGTCGTGTGGCTGGTGTTCCGGCTGGAGTTCGGCGCCGGCATGATCAAGATCCGCGGCGGTCGCGAGTGGCGCGACCTCACGGCGCTCACCTTCCACCACGAGACGCAGCCGATGCCGGGGCCGCTCAGCCGCACCGCGCACCTGCTGCCGCGCTGGTTCCACCAGGGCGAGGTGGTCGCCAACCACGTGGCGCAGCTGGCCGTGCCGTGGCTGCTGTTCGCGATCGTCATCCCGCACCCGGTGTCCGCCGCGATCGCGAGCGCCGCCGCAGCGGTCGTCATCCTCACGCAGCTCTGGCTGGTGATCACCGGCAACTTCGCCTGGCTCAACTGGATCACGATCGTGCTCGCCTTCGCCGCCGTCGACGACCGCGCGGTCGCGTGGCTCGTCCCCGCCTGGACCGCCCGCGAGCACGCGCCGACGCCCGCGTGGTGGAGCATCCTCGTGGCCCTCGTCTTCCTCGCCTCCGTCTGGCTGTCGATCCCGACCGTGCGCAATCTCGCCTCGCGCCGCCAGCTCATGAACGCATCCTTCAACCGGGTGCGGCTCGCGAACGCCTACGGCGCGTTCGGCACCGTCACGAGGGTGCGCGAGGAGATCGTGATCGAGGGCACGATGGCTGAAGACCTCGGGTCGGATGCGTCAGGTGACGCCGAGTGGGTCGAGTACGGCTTCCGGGGCAAGCCGGGAGACGTGCGGCGGGTGCCCGGCTGGTTCGCGCCGTACCATCTGCGGCTCGACTGGCTCATGTGGTTCCTGGCGCTGGGGATGCGCGGAGCGTGGTTCACGGTGCTGCTCGAGCGGCTGCTCGAGGCCGATGCGCCGACGCTGCGGCTGCTCGGGCACGACCCCTTCGACGGCGAGCGGCCGCGGTGGGTGCGAGCGCGCATCTATCGCTACCGCTTCGCGACGCGCGCCGAGCACCGCGCAACCGGTCAGGTGTGGATGCGCGAGGACCGTGGGCTGCTGGTGGGGCCGATGCGGCACTGA
- a CDS encoding isochorismatase family protein, whose protein sequence is MPNRALIIIDVQNEYFDGPVLPIQHPARDGSLAKIVDAIDAAERARMPIVAVQHELPEDAPVFAKGSAAHAVHDAVEARATDAWLRSSKAVASVLADDALVARLREQQVDTLTLVGYMTNNCVLGTAAAAEPMGFAVEVLSDATGAIHLANEAGSASAQQVHETLMVLLHSNFAAVATTAAWTDAVQADAVLPKSDLGTSAAQGRAAFGEAAAA, encoded by the coding sequence ATGCCGAACCGCGCCCTGATCATCATCGACGTGCAGAACGAGTACTTCGATGGGCCGGTGCTGCCCATCCAGCACCCCGCTCGCGACGGCTCGCTCGCGAAGATCGTCGATGCGATCGACGCGGCCGAGCGTGCCCGCATGCCGATCGTCGCCGTGCAGCACGAGCTGCCCGAGGATGCGCCGGTGTTCGCCAAGGGCTCGGCGGCGCACGCGGTGCACGACGCCGTCGAGGCTCGGGCGACCGACGCCTGGCTGCGCTCCAGCAAGGCCGTCGCGAGCGTGCTCGCCGACGACGCGCTCGTCGCCCGGCTGCGCGAGCAGCAGGTCGACACGCTCACGCTCGTCGGCTACATGACCAACAACTGCGTCCTCGGCACCGCCGCCGCAGCCGAGCCGATGGGCTTCGCCGTCGAGGTGCTCTCCGACGCGACGGGAGCCATCCACCTCGCGAACGAGGCCGGGAGCGCCTCGGCACAGCAGGTGCACGAGACGCTCATGGTGCTGCTGCACTCGAACTTCGCGGCGGTCGCGACGACCGCCGCGTGGACCGATGCGGTGCAGGCGGATGCGGTGCTCCCGAAGAGCGACCTGGGCACCTCGGCCGCGCAAGGGCGTGCGGCCTTCGGCGAAGCAGCCGCCGCCTGA
- a CDS encoding helix-turn-helix domain-containing protein — protein sequence MAQTHSFDEIGPILRIAIHAFDDITAFHLSTPLLVFGEVARAGLADWSTVVWSDDGANVRTTEGLLVAGLADAQAAMDADLLIWPSWPDALPPVPEALITLMRDAHARGARIAGLCLGAFPVAASGLLDGRAAVTHWARADELARRHPAVDVRPAALSIDHGDVLTSAGTASALDACLHIVREQLGAAAAATVARALVVAPHRDGDQAQYVERPLPEQAGQGAITEALEWAIGNLDQPIAVASLAAQAHMSPRSFTRRFRETTGTSPASWVLARRLDEARRLLETTELSVTQVAEACGFGSPVTLRQRFVRAYSTTPTSYRRRFSVGGVTAGAPVR from the coding sequence GTGGCGCAAACGCACAGTTTCGATGAGATCGGGCCAATCCTGCGCATCGCCATCCACGCCTTCGACGACATCACCGCCTTCCACCTGTCGACGCCGCTGCTCGTCTTCGGCGAGGTGGCCCGCGCCGGCCTCGCCGATTGGAGCACCGTCGTCTGGAGCGACGACGGTGCCAACGTGCGCACGACCGAGGGACTACTGGTCGCCGGGCTCGCGGATGCGCAGGCGGCGATGGATGCGGATCTGCTCATCTGGCCGTCGTGGCCTGATGCGCTGCCGCCCGTTCCCGAGGCGCTGATCACCCTGATGCGCGATGCCCACGCGCGCGGCGCGCGCATCGCTGGGCTGTGCCTCGGCGCCTTCCCCGTCGCCGCGAGCGGGCTGCTCGACGGGCGCGCCGCCGTCACCCATTGGGCACGCGCCGACGAGCTCGCGCGACGGCATCCCGCCGTCGACGTGCGGCCCGCCGCGCTCTCCATCGACCACGGCGACGTGCTCACCTCCGCCGGCACCGCATCCGCCCTCGACGCCTGTCTGCACATCGTGCGCGAGCAGCTCGGCGCGGCCGCCGCGGCGACCGTCGCCCGCGCGCTCGTCGTCGCTCCGCACCGCGACGGCGACCAGGCGCAGTACGTCGAGCGCCCGCTGCCCGAGCAGGCCGGCCAGGGCGCGATCACCGAGGCACTCGAGTGGGCGATCGGCAATCTCGACCAGCCGATCGCGGTGGCGTCACTCGCTGCACAGGCGCACATGAGTCCGAGGAGCTTCACCCGCCGCTTCCGCGAGACGACGGGCACGAGCCCGGCGAGCTGGGTGCTCGCGCGACGCCTCGACGAGGCGCGTCGGCTGCTGGAGACCACAGAGCTCTCGGTGACGCAGGTCGCCGAGGCGTGCGGCTTCGGCAGCCCGGTGACGCTCCGGCAGCGCTTCGTGCGCGCGTACTCGACGACGCCCACCTCGTATCGTCGCCGGTTCAGCGTCGGCGGCGTGACCGCTGGGGCTCCGGTGCGATGA
- a CDS encoding GAF domain-containing protein, translated as MPTWTEPRDGASRLLVERAHDELVAGNADDPRLAAIRPLVRDSWSRSLASLAGVEGAPTLDLDAEALAAYRSAHPLAGALELIRSLLLPGDALDSGVVVALGDASGRLLWVEGDRRVRALTGDMGFVEGANWSEDVVGTSAPGTALALDRSVQIHGPEHYNRLVQPWSCTAAPVRDPETRRILGVLDVTGGPEAATAQAQLLVDATARAVEGELLVARLRARGEQPRRSAPRPARRSTPRVPTSTLRVLGRDLAMLELRGDEGERSVELSERHAELLLMLATHRQGLAGDRLAELVYGDPGSESLRPEMVRLKRVLAEAAPHLVPASRPYRLEAPLETDLQQMLSLLDRGAHRVALAAYPGDALPGSRAPGVEELRETALAALRESLMTEAGVDVLLAFADTAAGSDDVELLRQCLRMLPARSPRRAGLVARLERLEL; from the coding sequence ATGCCCACATGGACAGAGCCGCGCGACGGCGCCTCCCGACTGCTGGTCGAGCGCGCCCACGACGAGCTCGTCGCCGGCAACGCGGACGATCCGCGCCTCGCCGCCATCCGCCCGCTCGTGCGCGACAGCTGGAGCCGCTCGCTCGCGAGCCTCGCCGGCGTCGAGGGTGCCCCGACCCTCGATCTCGACGCCGAGGCCCTCGCCGCCTACCGCAGCGCGCATCCGCTCGCCGGCGCGCTCGAGCTGATCCGCTCGCTGCTGCTGCCCGGCGACGCGCTCGACTCGGGCGTCGTCGTGGCACTCGGGGATGCCTCCGGTCGCCTCCTGTGGGTCGAGGGCGATCGGCGCGTGCGGGCCCTCACCGGCGACATGGGCTTCGTCGAGGGCGCGAACTGGTCGGAGGACGTCGTCGGCACCTCCGCGCCCGGCACTGCTCTCGCGCTCGACCGCTCGGTGCAGATCCACGGCCCGGAGCACTACAACCGGCTCGTGCAGCCGTGGTCGTGCACCGCGGCACCCGTGCGCGACCCCGAGACGCGCCGCATCCTGGGCGTGCTCGACGTGACGGGCGGGCCCGAGGCGGCGACCGCCCAGGCGCAGCTGCTCGTCGACGCCACCGCGCGGGCCGTCGAGGGCGAGCTGCTGGTCGCGAGGCTGCGCGCCCGCGGCGAGCAGCCGAGGCGCTCGGCTCCCCGCCCGGCCCGCCGCTCGACCCCGCGCGTGCCGACCTCCACCCTGCGCGTGCTCGGCCGCGACCTCGCGATGCTCGAGCTGCGCGGCGACGAGGGCGAGCGCTCGGTCGAGCTCAGCGAGCGCCATGCAGAGCTGCTGCTCATGCTCGCGACCCACCGGCAGGGCCTCGCGGGCGATCGCCTCGCCGAGCTGGTCTACGGCGACCCGGGCTCCGAGTCGCTGCGGCCGGAGATGGTGCGCCTCAAGCGCGTGCTCGCGGAGGCCGCCCCACACCTCGTGCCCGCCTCTCGCCCCTATCGGCTCGAGGCCCCGCTCGAGACCGACCTGCAGCAGATGCTCTCGCTGCTCGACCGCGGCGCGCACCGCGTGGCGCTGGCTGCCTACCCCGGCGACGCGCTGCCCGGCTCGCGCGCGCCCGGCGTCGAGGAGCTGCGGGAGACGGCGCTCGCCGCGCTGCGCGAGTCGCTCATGACGGAGGCGGGGGTGGATGTGCTGCTCGCGTTCGCCGACACGGCCGCCGGCAGCGACGATGTCGAGCTGCTGCGGCAGTGCTTGCGGATGCTGCCGGCGCGCTCACCGCGGCGGGCGGGGCTGGTGGCGAGGCTGGAGCGGCTGGAGCTCTAG